A DNA window from Christiangramia salexigens contains the following coding sequences:
- a CDS encoding DUF922 domain-containing protein, translated as MIRAGLLLVLLPFSISLTAQKSEEKVEWDSERPLVWSDFKATPVDSLSYSANTNSGLSFNWNYSTAGGKPDLKFEVFTYFYPLLSWVKKDSNNSAYLLAHEQLHFDISELHVRILRKALYNYEIGRTIRRDLKSIYNRIESEREAMQNKFDRESSHGENRNAQQLWRNKISHELELLREYQD; from the coding sequence ATGATAAGGGCTGGGCTTTTACTGGTCCTTTTACCTTTTTCAATAAGCTTAACTGCCCAAAAAAGTGAGGAAAAAGTAGAATGGGATAGTGAGCGACCTTTGGTTTGGTCAGATTTTAAAGCTACTCCTGTAGATTCTCTTTCATATTCTGCGAATACAAATTCAGGCTTAAGTTTTAACTGGAACTATAGTACTGCTGGTGGCAAGCCAGATCTTAAATTCGAGGTCTTCACTTATTTTTACCCTCTTTTATCCTGGGTAAAGAAAGATTCAAATAACAGCGCTTACCTGCTTGCTCACGAGCAATTACATTTCGATATTTCAGAATTACACGTGCGTATACTTCGGAAAGCCCTTTATAACTATGAAATTGGAAGAACAATAAGACGTGATCTAAAGTCAATTTACAATAGGATCGAGTCTGAGAGGGAAGCAATGCAGAATAAATTTGACCGAGAATCTTCCCATGGAGAAAACCGGAATGCGCAGCAATTATGGCGTAACAAAATTAGCCATGAGCTGGAACTATTAAGAGAATATCAGGATTAA
- a CDS encoding OsmC family protein produces the protein MTSKVKYLGDLRTESEHIQSGSKMITDAPVDNHGKGEAFSPTDTVATALATCMITVMGIKAAGMDLDIKGTTAQVTKTMASDPRRISKIEVVVDFPASYGDKENKILENTARTCPVLHSLHPEIEKLITFNYS, from the coding sequence ATGACTTCTAAAGTAAAATACCTTGGCGATTTAAGAACAGAATCTGAGCATATTCAAAGTGGATCTAAGATGATCACAGATGCTCCGGTTGATAATCACGGTAAAGGGGAGGCTTTCTCTCCTACAGATACTGTCGCTACAGCACTTGCCACTTGCATGATCACAGTTATGGGAATTAAGGCTGCCGGGATGGATCTTGATATCAAAGGGACTACTGCCCAGGTTACTAAAACCATGGCTTCAGACCCAAGACGTATTTCAAAAATCGAAGTTGTTGTGGATTTTCCTGCATCATACGGTGATAAGGAAAATAAGATCCTGGAAAATACAGCAAGAACCTGTCCGGTTCTTCATAGTCTACATCCTGAAATAGAAAAGCTTATTACCTTTAATTATTCATGA